One Hyphomicrobium sp. CS1GBMeth3 DNA window includes the following coding sequences:
- a CDS encoding DUF2735 domain-containing protein — translation MTGKAQRESAKIYQFPAGGRTGLEAERAAWRSAMDPSVPYAKVVCGSSWYHDEAVREADQSEQHK, via the coding sequence ATGACTGGAAAGGCTCAGCGCGAAAGCGCAAAGATCTACCAATTCCCTGCAGGCGGACGTACCGGCCTCGAGGCTGAGCGAGCCGCCTGGCGCAGCGCGATGGACCCGTCTGTGCCGTATGCAAAGGTCGTGTGCGGCAGCAGCTGGTATCACGACGAAGCCGTTCGGGAAGCCGACCAGTCCGAGCAGCACAAATAG
- a CDS encoding glutamine synthetase beta-grasp domain-containing protein, protein MTKYKLEYIWLDGYTPVPNLRGKTQIKEFSSFPDLADLPLWGFDGSSTKQAEGHSSDCVLKPVAHYPDPARTNGVLVMCEVMLPDGVTPHASNKRATILDDAGAWFGFEQEYFFYKDGRPLGFPTAGYPPPQGPYYTGIGYKNVGDVARSIVEEHLDLCLAAGINHEGINAEVAKGQWEFQIFGKGSKKAADEMWIARYLLLRLTEKYGIDIEWHCKPLGDTDWNGSGMHCNFSTAYMREVGGKEYFEALMKEFEKNLEDHIAVYGPDNHMRLTGKHETAPWNKFSYGVADRGASIRVPHSFVTNGYKGYLEDRRPNSQGDPYAIASQVLKTISGVSTAAAKAA, encoded by the coding sequence ATGACGAAGTACAAGCTCGAATACATCTGGCTCGACGGCTATACGCCGGTTCCCAACCTGCGCGGCAAGACGCAGATCAAGGAGTTCAGCTCCTTTCCGGATCTGGCCGATCTCCCGCTCTGGGGATTCGACGGCAGCTCGACCAAGCAGGCCGAGGGCCACAGCTCCGACTGCGTGCTGAAGCCGGTTGCTCATTATCCGGATCCCGCCCGCACCAACGGCGTGCTCGTGATGTGCGAGGTCATGCTGCCGGATGGCGTCACGCCGCATGCCTCGAACAAGCGCGCAACCATTCTGGACGACGCGGGCGCCTGGTTCGGCTTCGAGCAGGAGTACTTCTTCTACAAGGATGGCCGCCCGCTCGGCTTCCCGACCGCTGGCTACCCGCCTCCGCAGGGTCCCTACTACACGGGCATCGGCTACAAGAACGTCGGCGACGTCGCGCGCAGCATCGTCGAGGAGCACCTCGATCTCTGCCTCGCTGCCGGCATCAACCACGAAGGCATCAACGCCGAGGTGGCCAAGGGCCAGTGGGAATTCCAGATTTTCGGCAAAGGCTCCAAGAAGGCCGCTGACGAGATGTGGATCGCGCGCTACCTGCTGCTCCGTCTCACGGAGAAGTACGGCATCGACATCGAGTGGCACTGCAAGCCGCTCGGCGACACCGACTGGAACGGCTCGGGCATGCACTGCAACTTCTCGACCGCATACATGCGCGAAGTCGGCGGCAAGGAGTACTTCGAGGCGCTGATGAAGGAGTTTGAGAAGAACCTCGAGGACCACATCGCCGTCTACGGTCCGGATAACCACATGCGCCTGACCGGCAAGCACGAGACGGCTCCGTGGAACAAGTTCAGCTACGGCGTTGCCGATCGCGGTGCATCCATCCGCGTCCCGCACTCGTTCGTGACGAACGGCTACAAGGGCTACCTCGAGGATCGCCGTCCGAACTCGCAGGGTGACCCCTACGCCATCGCTTCGCAGGTTCTGAAGACGATCTCGGGGGTCTCGACCGCCGCTGCAAAGGCTGCCTAA
- a CDS encoding TonB-dependent receptor plug domain-containing protein, whose protein sequence is MLFSAAGAAQAQETQATSDKTIEQTAAEPADATALPKVVVTSPKEKKKASVKKVTGKGTGSGTSEGGTTGEAAAQDSGGIGGGQNANTTTDAVTLGGPAISDTGTTVFTYEGVRIRTDGSGDANSFMRNLPNVQYQNDTDDNPGITAAKTIDTKPQLLSINGGRTYENNFILNGVSINNITGPVELSDPELGDGELTPNQYAVFGLHPQQVFVPTDFIGQATIIDSNASAEYGEFQGGVVIYDLQKPPTDGLHGSVSYERQTDAMVNYLLATPSKTNPLNRKPPEFEKNKLAASVGAPITIDLSFIAQVSQQTAETRKQKAYYISDDWVDEDSDNKFFRLAATLRTDIGKFTLDSSFTDYTQHWENIYGRDLYIDTESQGSTTKLEYEGRFPGIAVDSIGLGNVNLKSRAYYNKSETKNLSGGDTTYMWYNQRLTNYNPDTGWTENYDTTLHDDWCRGVDPATAPSDAGGVLSCREGGYGNKLQGQEDLGIQAHVTGDVFLGNFKVGAEAKNIEGRRARFEDYYFVAVSRLATDANPVGGSFNCGDDRFCTPEQYASSVSIFEEYDVTASVNAFHTYAEIDQTWEWFNIRAGVRLDYEDYFENLNLAPRVAGTITPFHGLSFTAGFNRYYLGETLYFAIRDKQPRGYTVTRNHNTATGVPNEFVEPGAPYTLSYRDSDLDTPYNDEYTGAVNIKDPLFGGHLRLRYLERYGEDRFARENCSVSGVDPQCYRLTNDGESFYRSATAEYTKHWFNLNNSFHLNAAALTGTVTWSEQNTSRNTFHDDYDGDIYILYKGKSYTPLTFNEVTGNLDIPIRVGATLSTNWFDDLLLLGFSAGYNFGYDGVYDTGINKLFNGVTHDVWDDTSFDPAFKLDMFGQINVTEYASIDFSVNNVTNSPGNAITTSNIPWVRGRSYWVGSTVRF, encoded by the coding sequence GTGCTTTTTTCCGCGGCGGGGGCCGCCCAAGCACAAGAGACACAAGCGACAAGCGACAAGACGATCGAGCAGACAGCCGCCGAGCCCGCTGACGCAACGGCGCTTCCCAAAGTGGTCGTGACGTCACCGAAAGAAAAGAAGAAGGCGAGCGTTAAGAAGGTCACCGGCAAAGGCACGGGCTCCGGCACATCGGAAGGCGGCACCACCGGCGAAGCCGCAGCACAAGACAGTGGGGGCATCGGCGGCGGCCAGAACGCAAACACAACGACAGATGCCGTAACCCTCGGAGGCCCGGCGATCTCCGACACGGGTACGACAGTTTTCACATATGAAGGCGTGCGCATCCGCACGGACGGAAGCGGCGACGCCAACAGCTTCATGCGCAATCTGCCGAACGTGCAGTACCAGAACGACACCGATGACAACCCCGGCATCACGGCCGCGAAGACGATCGACACGAAGCCCCAGTTGCTGTCGATCAACGGCGGCAGAACCTACGAGAACAACTTCATTCTCAACGGCGTCTCGATCAACAACATTACCGGACCTGTCGAGCTCAGCGATCCTGAGCTCGGAGATGGCGAGCTGACGCCGAACCAGTATGCCGTGTTCGGGCTTCACCCGCAGCAGGTGTTCGTCCCGACCGACTTCATTGGGCAGGCGACGATCATCGACAGCAACGCATCGGCGGAATACGGAGAGTTCCAGGGCGGTGTCGTTATTTACGATCTGCAAAAACCGCCGACCGACGGCCTCCACGGATCTGTCAGCTACGAACGGCAGACGGATGCAATGGTCAATTACCTCTTGGCCACGCCGTCGAAAACAAACCCGCTTAATCGTAAACCACCCGAGTTCGAGAAGAACAAGCTCGCGGCCTCCGTCGGAGCACCCATCACGATCGATTTGTCTTTTATCGCGCAAGTCAGCCAACAGACCGCCGAGACGCGGAAGCAGAAGGCCTATTACATCAGCGACGACTGGGTCGACGAGGACTCGGACAACAAGTTTTTCCGCCTCGCGGCCACGCTGCGCACCGATATCGGCAAGTTCACGCTCGACTCGTCATTCACCGATTACACGCAGCACTGGGAGAACATCTACGGCCGCGATCTTTACATCGACACCGAAAGCCAGGGCTCGACCACGAAGCTCGAATACGAAGGTAGGTTCCCGGGCATCGCCGTGGACAGCATCGGACTGGGGAACGTGAACCTCAAGAGCCGCGCCTACTACAACAAGAGCGAAACCAAGAACCTGTCCGGCGGCGACACGACGTACATGTGGTACAACCAGCGCCTGACGAACTACAATCCCGATACCGGCTGGACGGAGAACTATGACACCACGCTTCACGACGACTGGTGCCGCGGCGTCGATCCCGCAACAGCTCCGTCGGACGCGGGCGGAGTCCTGAGCTGCCGCGAAGGCGGTTACGGCAACAAGCTGCAGGGCCAGGAAGACCTCGGCATTCAGGCGCACGTTACGGGCGACGTCTTTCTCGGTAATTTCAAAGTTGGAGCCGAGGCCAAGAACATCGAGGGACGCCGCGCGCGTTTCGAAGACTATTACTTCGTGGCGGTCAGTAGACTGGCGACCGACGCCAACCCTGTCGGTGGATCTTTCAATTGCGGCGACGATCGCTTTTGCACACCGGAACAGTACGCAAGCTCCGTCTCGATCTTCGAGGAATACGACGTCACCGCAAGCGTCAACGCCTTCCACACCTACGCGGAAATCGACCAGACATGGGAATGGTTCAACATCCGCGCAGGCGTTCGCCTCGACTATGAAGATTATTTCGAGAACCTCAATCTCGCCCCGCGCGTAGCCGGCACAATCACGCCGTTCCATGGCCTGAGCTTTACCGCCGGCTTCAATCGCTATTACCTGGGCGAAACGCTTTATTTCGCCATTCGCGACAAGCAGCCTCGCGGATACACCGTGACGCGCAACCACAATACCGCAACCGGCGTACCCAACGAATTTGTGGAACCAGGCGCGCCCTATACCTTGAGCTACAGGGATTCGGATCTCGACACGCCCTATAACGACGAGTACACCGGCGCGGTAAACATCAAGGATCCGCTTTTCGGCGGCCACCTTCGCTTGCGATACCTTGAGCGTTACGGAGAGGACCGCTTTGCTCGCGAGAACTGCTCCGTCTCCGGCGTCGACCCGCAATGCTACCGCCTGACCAACGACGGCGAGAGCTTCTACAGATCGGCGACAGCCGAATACACGAAGCATTGGTTCAATCTGAACAACTCGTTCCACCTCAACGCTGCCGCGCTCACCGGGACAGTGACCTGGTCGGAACAGAATACGTCGCGGAACACCTTCCACGACGACTACGACGGCGATATCTACATTCTCTACAAAGGCAAATCGTACACCCCGTTGACGTTCAACGAGGTAACCGGAAACCTCGACATCCCCATCCGCGTCGGCGCAACACTGTCCACGAACTGGTTCGACGATCTGTTGTTGCTTGGCTTTAGCGCCGGGTACAATTTTGGCTACGACGGCGTCTACGACACCGGTATAAACAAGCTGTTTAACGGCGTGACGCACGACGTGTGGGATGACACGTCGTTCGATCCGGCGTTCAAGCTGGACATGTTCGGGCAGATCAACGTCACCGAATATGCTTCCATCGATTTCTCGGTGAACAACGTGACCAACTCCCCTGGCAACGCCATCACGACCTCGAACATCCCCTGGGTTCGCGGCCGCAGCTACTGGGTCGGCTCGACCGTGCGGTTCTGA
- a CDS encoding methyltransferase domain-containing protein produces MPNPAHAPSWRLVCSLIAFAAFVVVLASGRALARDLDVPYVPTPQAVVDKMLELAGIKSGDVLLDLGSGDGRIPITAAKKYGITASGVDLNPVRVKEAKENAEKEGVTDKVQFHEQNLFETDLSKATVITMYLLSEVNMKLRPKLEKLKPGTRIVSHAFDLGDWKPDKSEVVDGRNVYFWVVRENMIRETNAGKAAD; encoded by the coding sequence ATGCCCAATCCCGCTCATGCGCCGTCGTGGCGCCTTGTCTGCTCGCTGATTGCGTTCGCCGCCTTTGTGGTGGTGCTGGCGTCGGGCCGGGCGCTCGCCCGTGATCTTGATGTGCCGTATGTGCCAACGCCGCAGGCGGTGGTCGATAAAATGCTCGAACTGGCAGGCATCAAGTCTGGAGACGTGCTGCTGGATCTTGGCTCGGGTGACGGACGGATCCCGATCACGGCGGCCAAGAAGTATGGAATCACCGCCTCAGGTGTCGATCTCAACCCCGTGCGCGTGAAGGAAGCCAAAGAGAACGCGGAAAAGGAAGGGGTCACGGACAAGGTGCAGTTCCATGAGCAGAACCTGTTCGAGACCGATCTCAGCAAGGCCACGGTCATCACCATGTACCTGCTCTCGGAGGTCAACATGAAGCTTCGGCCGAAGCTCGAGAAGTTGAAACCGGGCACGCGTATCGTCTCGCATGCCTTCGATCTCGGCGATTGGAAGCCGGACAAGAGCGAGGTGGTCGACGGCCGCAACGTCTACTTCTGGGTGGTGCGCGAGAATATGATCCGCGAGACCAATGCCGGCAAAGCCGCAGACTAG
- a CDS encoding cytochrome c peroxidase, whose amino-acid sequence MTNADDTTTPHITTWTASAMALAVLCVVIATVLTLRPEHRVPLDARFPAAPQAADLAALRQAYAGPPSAWPRPRLLPRARFTEMAPLALHAPPEGEARKLARLGAGLFEDPLLSASGHVSCQSCHNRRLGWGDALPTSFGHARAKGKRNAQSLFTVGYKSQFFWDGRSTSLEQQALAPLTDDREMANHDITALLERLNATERYRAAFSAITQDPEIYLTDVTGALAAFQRTLERPTRFDRFMQGNANALSDTQIWGLHLFRTKAGCANCHSGPTLSDGGFHNIGLSFFNRKLEDLGRHGVTGDPADAGRFLTPSLRHVSRTAPYMHNGIFPSLAGLIRFYEAGGGRVRMEQQLPPERHALREAAARKSPQLEPFELTPAERAALLAYLEAL is encoded by the coding sequence ATGACCAACGCCGACGACACCACGACACCCCACATCACAACCTGGACGGCGAGCGCGATGGCGCTCGCCGTCCTCTGCGTCGTGATCGCTACTGTCCTCACGCTCCGCCCCGAGCACCGCGTGCCGCTCGACGCTCGCTTCCCTGCCGCGCCCCAAGCCGCGGACCTCGCCGCGCTCCGCCAGGCTTACGCCGGCCCGCCGAGCGCCTGGCCGCGCCCGCGCCTGCTGCCTCGCGCCCGCTTCACCGAGATGGCCCCGCTCGCCCTCCACGCACCACCCGAAGGCGAGGCGCGCAAGCTCGCCCGCCTCGGCGCGGGCCTGTTCGAGGATCCGCTGCTCTCAGCCTCCGGCCACGTCTCCTGTCAGAGCTGCCACAACCGCCGCCTCGGTTGGGGAGACGCACTGCCCACGTCGTTCGGCCACGCGCGCGCCAAGGGCAAACGCAACGCCCAGAGCCTGTTCACCGTCGGATACAAATCGCAGTTCTTCTGGGACGGTCGATCAACCTCGCTTGAGCAACAGGCGTTGGCCCCGCTCACGGACGACCGCGAGATGGCCAACCACGACATCACCGCGCTTCTCGAACGTCTCAATGCCACGGAGCGCTATCGTGCAGCCTTCTCCGCCATCACGCAGGATCCGGAAATCTATCTCACCGATGTCACCGGCGCCCTCGCAGCGTTTCAACGCACGCTCGAGCGGCCAACGCGTTTCGATCGCTTTATGCAAGGTAACGCCAACGCTCTGAGCGACACTCAAATCTGGGGCCTGCACCTTTTCCGCACCAAGGCAGGCTGTGCCAACTGCCATTCCGGCCCGACGCTCAGCGACGGCGGCTTCCACAACATCGGTCTCAGCTTCTTCAATCGTAAGCTCGAGGACCTCGGCCGCCACGGCGTAACAGGAGATCCCGCCGACGCCGGCCGTTTCCTGACGCCTTCGCTGCGCCATGTCTCGCGCACGGCACCCTATATGCACAACGGCATATTCCCCTCGCTCGCCGGGCTGATCCGCTTCTACGAGGCGGGCGGAGGACGCGTGCGCATGGAGCAACAACTCCCACCCGAGCGGCACGCACTGCGTGAGGCTGCCGCCCGAAAATCTCCGCAGCTTGAGCCATTCGAGCTGACACCCGCTGAGCGCGCCGCCCTCCTCGCCTACCTCGAAGCGCTCTGA
- a CDS encoding DUF2865 domain-containing protein → MRLRLLNPHAESVTTVRHDEALGDVAEEAPSEIVAARPSKAVRFRTWCVRLCDGFYYPMNYLTTRGRLQADDDKCRASCSSEARLFVNAVVGRKAAPLMDLSGLPYTALPTAFAYRREVSSSCTCDGSQMMVTSSTLGHGPD, encoded by the coding sequence GTGCGTCTGCGGTTGCTCAATCCACATGCGGAGTCCGTCACGACGGTACGTCACGATGAGGCGTTGGGCGATGTTGCCGAAGAGGCGCCGAGCGAGATCGTGGCGGCGCGGCCGAGCAAGGCTGTTCGCTTTAGAACCTGGTGCGTGCGGCTGTGCGACGGCTTCTATTATCCGATGAACTATCTCACGACGCGCGGCCGGCTGCAGGCAGACGATGACAAGTGCCGGGCGAGCTGCTCGTCGGAGGCACGCCTTTTCGTCAACGCTGTCGTTGGCCGCAAGGCCGCGCCGCTGATGGATCTTTCGGGGCTTCCCTACACGGCGCTACCAACCGCTTTCGCCTATCGTCGTGAGGTCAGCTCGTCGTGCACCTGTGACGGATCGCAAATGATGGTCACCAGCTCTACGCTCGGTCATGGCCCGGATTGA
- a CDS encoding glutaminase — protein sequence MPHLDVVVSEIAEEMRKRPDRGEVATYIPELARVDPDAFGIAVIDAEGNIAAAGDSDVPFSIQSISKVFTLTLALGKVGGRLWRRVGREPSGSPFNSVVQLEYERGIPRNPFINAGAIAVTDLILSGHQPREALGDILRFMRFLADDQTVSIDKAVAASEQRTGFRNAALANYMKSFGVIENPVEYTLGVYFHHCAIAMTCKQLAMASRFLAHSGRNPETGMSVVPPEGARRINAVMLTCGHYDGSGEFAYRVGLPGKSGVGGGILAVAPGKASIAVWSPGLDANGNSHLGRIALEALTKRMGWSIFGP from the coding sequence GTGCCCCACCTGGACGTCGTCGTAAGCGAAATCGCCGAGGAAATGCGCAAGCGGCCGGACCGCGGCGAGGTCGCAACCTACATTCCCGAGCTCGCACGCGTCGATCCGGACGCCTTCGGCATCGCGGTGATCGATGCCGAAGGCAACATTGCCGCGGCCGGTGACAGCGACGTGCCGTTCTCGATCCAAAGCATCTCGAAGGTGTTCACCTTGACGCTCGCCCTCGGCAAGGTTGGCGGCCGCTTATGGCGCCGCGTCGGACGGGAACCGTCGGGCAGCCCGTTCAACTCCGTCGTGCAGCTCGAGTACGAGCGCGGCATCCCGCGCAATCCATTCATCAATGCCGGAGCCATTGCCGTTACCGACTTGATTCTGTCGGGTCACCAGCCTCGGGAGGCGCTCGGCGACATTCTGCGCTTCATGCGCTTTCTGGCCGACGACCAGACCGTCTCCATCGACAAGGCCGTGGCGGCCTCAGAGCAACGAACCGGCTTTCGCAACGCCGCGCTCGCCAACTACATGAAATCCTTCGGCGTGATCGAGAACCCGGTCGAATACACGCTCGGAGTCTATTTCCACCATTGCGCCATCGCCATGACGTGCAAACAGCTCGCCATGGCCAGCCGCTTCCTCGCCCACTCGGGACGCAATCCGGAAACGGGCATGTCCGTCGTACCCCCGGAGGGTGCACGCCGCATCAATGCCGTGATGCTGACCTGCGGTCATTACGATGGATCGGGCGAGTTCGCGTACCGGGTTGGCCTGCCAGGCAAGAGCGGCGTCGGCGGTGGCATTCTTGCTGTGGCACCAGGCAAGGCATCGATTGCCGTCTGGTCTCCCGGACTCGATGCCAACGGCAACTCCCACCTTGGCCGCATCGCGCTCGAGGCGCTGACCAAACGCATGGGTTGGTCCATCTTCGGACCCTGA